One genomic region from Sporichthyaceae bacterium encodes:
- a CDS encoding cysteine synthase: MSLSCRQSPAADLPTTVRFDNLLDSVGRTPLVGLPRLSPSDDVRLWAKLEDHNPTGSIKDRAALRMVVEAEKDGWLRPGCTILEPTSGNTGISLAMAAKLRGYRIVCVMPENTSEERRQILGMWGAEIVSSPAAGGSNEAVRVAKRLAEEHPDWVMLYQYGNPANAQAHFEGTGPELLEDLPSITHFVAGLGTTGTLMGVGRFFRQHKPDVAIVAAEPRYGELVYGLRNMDEGFVPELYDPSLIDARFSVGPRDAVRRTRQLIEEEGIFAGISTGAILHAALGQAAKSVAAGESADIAFVVADGGWKYLSTGAYTGTVAEAEERLEGQLWA, from the coding sequence ATGTCACTGTCCTGCCGGCAGTCGCCGGCGGCTGACCTCCCGACGACTGTGCGCTTCGACAACCTCCTGGACTCCGTGGGCAGGACCCCGTTGGTCGGTCTGCCGCGGCTGTCGCCGTCCGACGACGTCCGGTTGTGGGCGAAGCTCGAGGACCACAACCCGACCGGTTCGATCAAGGACCGGGCGGCGTTGCGCATGGTGGTCGAGGCGGAGAAGGACGGTTGGCTGCGGCCGGGCTGCACGATCCTGGAACCGACCAGTGGCAACACCGGTATCTCCTTGGCGATGGCCGCGAAGCTGCGGGGCTACCGCATCGTGTGTGTGATGCCGGAGAACACCTCCGAGGAACGCCGGCAGATCCTCGGCATGTGGGGTGCCGAGATCGTGTCCTCGCCGGCCGCGGGTGGCTCCAACGAGGCGGTGCGGGTGGCCAAGCGCTTGGCCGAGGAACACCCGGACTGGGTGATGCTCTACCAGTACGGCAACCCGGCCAACGCCCAGGCGCACTTCGAGGGCACCGGGCCGGAGCTGCTCGAGGACCTGCCTTCGATCACCCACTTCGTCGCCGGGCTGGGCACCACGGGCACCTTGATGGGCGTCGGGCGATTCTTCCGTCAGCACAAGCCTGACGTGGCCATCGTCGCCGCGGAGCCCCGTTACGGTGAGTTGGTCTACGGCCTGCGCAACATGGACGAGGGCTTCGTCCCGGAGCTCTACGACCCCTCACTCATCGATGCCCGGTTCTCCGTCGGCCCGCGGGACGCGGTGCGCCGCACGCGGCAGCTGATCGAGGAGGAGGGCATCTTCGCGGGCATCTCCACCGGCGCGATCCTGCACGCCGCGCTCGGTCAGGCTGCCAAGTCGGTGGCTGCCGGGGAGAGCGCGGACATCGCGTTCGTGGTTGCCGACGGCGGCTGGAAGTACCTCTCGACCGGCGCCTACACCGGCACCGTCGCCGAGGCCGAGGAACGTCTCGAAGGCCAACTCTGGGCGTAG
- a CDS encoding MoaD/ThiS family protein, with protein MAIEVRIPTILRQYTDGAKAVDGAGGTLDELFDDLESRHAGLRARLVDDNGLRRFVNVYLNDEDVRFLGGLKTELKDGDSVTVLPAVAGGSGALPKGGRPDVTVLPAVAGG; from the coding sequence ATGGCCATCGAGGTCCGCATCCCGACGATCCTGCGTCAGTACACCGACGGCGCGAAAGCAGTCGACGGTGCCGGCGGCACGCTGGACGAACTCTTCGACGACCTGGAGAGCCGTCATGCCGGCCTGCGCGCCCGGTTGGTCGACGACAACGGCCTGCGCCGCTTCGTCAACGTCTACCTGAACGACGAGGACGTGCGCTTCCTCGGGGGCCTGAAGACCGAGCTGAAGGACGGGGACAGTGTCACTGTCCTGCCGGCCGTGGCGGGTGGCAGTGGTGCCCTGCCGAAGGGCGGCAGGCCGGATGTCACTGTCCTGCCGGCAGTCGCCGGCGGCTGA
- a CDS encoding M67 family metallopeptidase, translating into MLRIDPAIRDAIVAHARADHPDEACGVVAGPVGSDHPTRFIPMANAARSTTFYEFDSMDLLKLYRELDDRDEVPVIVYHSHTATEAYPSRTDVSYASEPQAHYVLVSTRDPDTVEFRSFRIVDGMISEEPVSVEPERNAQGMSVLS; encoded by the coding sequence GTGCTGCGCATCGACCCCGCAATCCGGGACGCCATCGTCGCGCACGCCCGTGCCGACCATCCGGACGAGGCGTGCGGCGTCGTCGCGGGCCCCGTCGGCTCCGACCACCCGACGCGGTTCATCCCGATGGCGAACGCGGCCCGCTCGACGACGTTCTACGAGTTCGACTCGATGGACCTGCTGAAGCTCTATCGCGAGCTGGACGACCGCGACGAGGTCCCGGTGATCGTCTACCACTCGCACACCGCGACCGAGGCGTATCCCTCGCGCACCGACGTCTCGTACGCCTCGGAGCCGCAGGCCCACTACGTGCTGGTCTCGACCCGCGACCCGGACACCGTGGAGTTCCGGTCCTTCCGGATCGTCGACGGGATGATCAGCGAGGAACCGGTGAGCGTGGAGCCCGAGCGAAATGCGCAGGGAATGTCCGTACTTTCGTAG
- a CDS encoding DUF2017 domain-containing protein, with protein MSSRIKRERDGVVVLTLGATEIEVVRGAFSDLLELFDSHQAESGPVAEIAPGIPDPFGSPGTGRLPDDPALARLLPDAYASDADAATEYRRFTENDLLAAKRANAGVVLAGLAEAERHGAIRLDGETVNFWLMALNDLRLVLGNRLDVQEDYEALIEQLEPDDPRLPGFALYEWLTALQETLLQHAL; from the coding sequence TTGAGTTCCCGCATCAAACGCGAGCGCGACGGGGTGGTCGTCCTGACGCTCGGCGCGACCGAGATCGAGGTCGTCCGCGGTGCCTTCAGCGACCTGCTCGAGCTGTTCGACTCCCACCAGGCGGAGTCCGGCCCGGTCGCGGAGATCGCCCCGGGCATCCCCGACCCGTTCGGTTCGCCCGGCACGGGCAGGCTCCCGGACGACCCGGCGCTGGCCCGACTGCTGCCCGACGCCTACGCCTCCGACGCCGACGCGGCGACCGAGTACCGGCGGTTCACCGAGAACGACCTGTTGGCTGCCAAGCGCGCGAACGCCGGAGTGGTGCTGGCCGGGCTGGCCGAGGCCGAGCGCCACGGCGCGATCCGGCTCGACGGCGAGACCGTCAACTTCTGGCTGATGGCGCTCAACGACCTGCGGCTGGTGCTGGGCAACCGGCTGGACGTCCAGGAGGACTACGAGGCGCTGATCGAGCAGCTGGAGCCGGACGACCCCCGGCTGCCCGGGTTCGCGCTCTACGAGTGGCTGACGGCGTTGCAGGAGACCCTGCTTCAGCACGCGCTCTGA
- the clpS gene encoding ATP-dependent Clp protease adapter ClpS, whose product MSVAPVEVERPEGELLLQPDFPWVTIVWNDPVNLMSYVTYVFQSYFGYSKEHATKLMLDVHNAGRAVVSNGSREEMERDVGAMHNYGLWATLQQDK is encoded by the coding sequence ATGTCCGTGGCACCCGTCGAGGTCGAGCGTCCCGAGGGCGAACTCCTCCTGCAGCCCGACTTCCCGTGGGTGACCATCGTCTGGAACGACCCGGTCAACCTGATGTCCTACGTGACCTACGTATTCCAGAGCTACTTCGGGTACAGCAAGGAGCACGCGACCAAATTGATGCTGGACGTGCACAACGCAGGCCGGGCCGTGGTCTCCAACGGCAGTCGCGAGGAGATGGAGCGAGACGTCGGGGCGATGCACAACTACGGTCTGTGGGCCACGCTCCAGCAGGACAAGTGA
- a CDS encoding exonuclease SbcCD subunit D, whose protein sequence is MRLLHTSDWHLGRMLHRADLSGAQAAFVDHLVETVRAERVDVVLVSGDVYDRALPPVEAVELFDEALHRITAAGARVMLISGNHDSARRLGVASRLLDRAGVFLRTRPDAAVPPVLLDDEHGPVALYPVPYLEPAAVAAEPAGRSHQAVLTAALGAARADLACRAGVRSVVLAHAWVAGGQGCESERDISIGGVGVVPAGLFDGFDYVALGHLHGPQTLAEHLRYSGSPLPYSFTEARQVKSSWLVELGARGARRVEAVPAPVHRRLTRLQGTLSELLTDPRHGAHEDDFVSVSLTDPARPEAAMDRLRTRFPYTLVLAWEPADVAADPRSYRERLSGRSDLDLAVEFVSHTRGTPAQPAEAHLLEQAFEAVRLAAAAADERRPEVRGAVA, encoded by the coding sequence ATGCGATTGCTGCACACCTCCGACTGGCACCTGGGCCGGATGCTGCACCGGGCCGATTTGTCCGGCGCCCAGGCCGCTTTCGTCGACCACCTGGTCGAGACCGTGCGCGCCGAGCGGGTCGACGTCGTGCTGGTCTCCGGCGACGTGTACGACCGCGCGCTGCCGCCCGTGGAGGCCGTGGAGCTCTTCGACGAGGCGTTGCACCGGATCACCGCGGCCGGGGCCCGGGTGATGCTGATCAGCGGAAACCACGATTCTGCGCGGCGCCTGGGCGTGGCGTCCCGGCTGCTGGACCGCGCGGGAGTGTTCCTGCGCACCCGGCCCGACGCGGCGGTCCCGCCGGTGCTGCTCGACGACGAGCACGGCCCCGTGGCGCTGTACCCGGTGCCGTACCTGGAGCCCGCCGCGGTCGCCGCGGAGCCGGCGGGACGCAGCCACCAGGCCGTGCTCACGGCCGCGCTCGGGGCCGCCCGCGCCGATCTGGCCTGCCGGGCGGGGGTGCGTTCAGTGGTGCTGGCCCACGCCTGGGTCGCGGGCGGTCAGGGCTGCGAGTCCGAGCGCGACATCTCGATCGGTGGGGTGGGGGTGGTCCCGGCCGGGTTGTTCGACGGTTTCGACTACGTGGCGCTCGGCCACCTGCACGGCCCGCAGACCCTGGCCGAGCACCTGCGCTACAGCGGTTCGCCGTTGCCGTACTCGTTCACCGAGGCGCGGCAGGTCAAGAGCAGTTGGCTGGTCGAGCTCGGCGCCCGCGGCGCGCGTCGGGTCGAGGCCGTCCCGGCGCCGGTGCATCGCCGGCTGACCCGTCTGCAGGGCACGCTCAGCGAACTGCTGACCGACCCGCGCCACGGTGCGCACGAGGACGACTTCGTCTCGGTGTCACTGACCGACCCGGCGCGGCCGGAGGCGGCGATGGACCGGCTGCGAACCCGTTTCCCGTACACGTTGGTGCTGGCCTGGGAGCCTGCCGACGTCGCGGCCGATCCGCGTTCGTACCGGGAGCGGCTGTCCGGCCGCAGCGATCTGGACCTGGCGGTCGAGTTCGTCTCGCACACCCGCGGGACACCGGCCCAGCCGGCCGAGGCCCACCTGCTGGAGCAGGCCTTCGAGGCCGTGCGGTTGGCCGCGGCCGCCGCCGATGAGCGTCGTCCCGAGGTGCGCGGAGCCGTGGCATGA
- a CDS encoding AAA family ATPase: MRPHLLRVSAFGAFAATVEVDFDALAGSGLFLLHGQTGAGKSTLLDAIGFALYGRVPGERGTARRLRSDHASAGARTEVALEATVGGRRIRVTRSPEQTRAKKRGAGETKEQAKVLLEQWDPTGWTALSTRAGEADQEIADLMGMSADQFFQVILLPQGEFARFLRAPSEERADLLERLFGAGRFGAVEDWLAGRRREANHSLDRHRDEVAVEAARVAQIAEIEPPDQVPELIWATDLLCQHRAGVENAERILAAAATAATGTREVAEVARARAARRERRTEAQAQADVLATEAPTIEALALESQRAAAAVGVAPLLHACGQAEVAAQRACTAVDAADAAVTACGGEVSESLDALRAAAGAQERRHGSLLELRDLLDTALADEAAGRDAADRAATESGLAQAEVRRIAGLTEQRAARAVERTDAAAAASALAGAQRRAELFTGAIAIHRQSVAADAAAARLRVSHLEAREHAQDLAGAHHEIRRARFDSMVAELSARLTDDAPCPVCGATEHPDPAQLSIRRVGVEDEERALQSAESARARAEQVGNESAAATATSTALQAQLADVETVLAAPLPVGDKLPEAATSASAECDELLSRADRLSGLEAALAELDEALVAAGSARSAAEQVAAALIREAEGCAARAAAARGKLVAQLGGAPDLDAALAAAEGLAAACTAAADARADLLRAVADRDRTASGAAAAAASAGFADMVVAAEAVRAESWRVATEARIRVHREAVAGTAALLAELDPVAADEPVVDVAAAEAAAESAAREHERTVGLLAHARKQVTELDRRVPVLTALLERLPELEERAATIRGLADLTAGQGANSRRMTLSAFVLAARLEEIAAVAGQRLLRMSGGRYSLVHTDAGRGGRRSGLGLLARDNWTGIDRDTATLSGGETFLASLALALALADVVCSDAGGTRLESLFVDEGFGSLDESTLDEVMDVLDSLREGGRVVGIVSHVAELRQRIPTRIHVRKHESGSTLDLTA, translated from the coding sequence ATGAGGCCGCATCTGCTGCGGGTCAGCGCTTTCGGGGCGTTCGCCGCGACGGTCGAGGTCGACTTCGACGCCCTGGCCGGCAGCGGCCTGTTCCTGCTGCACGGGCAGACCGGGGCAGGCAAGTCGACGCTGCTCGACGCGATCGGCTTCGCGCTCTACGGCCGCGTGCCCGGTGAGCGCGGAACCGCGCGCCGGTTGCGGTCGGACCATGCGTCGGCCGGGGCACGTACCGAGGTCGCGTTGGAGGCGACCGTCGGCGGACGCCGGATCCGGGTGACCCGCTCGCCGGAGCAGACCCGGGCCAAGAAGCGCGGCGCCGGCGAGACCAAGGAACAGGCCAAGGTGCTGCTCGAGCAGTGGGACCCGACGGGTTGGACCGCCCTGTCGACCCGGGCCGGTGAGGCCGACCAGGAGATCGCCGACCTGATGGGAATGTCCGCGGATCAGTTCTTCCAGGTGATCCTGCTCCCTCAGGGGGAGTTCGCCCGGTTCCTGCGGGCGCCCTCCGAGGAGCGCGCCGACCTCTTGGAGCGGCTGTTCGGCGCCGGGCGGTTCGGGGCGGTCGAGGACTGGCTGGCGGGCCGGCGACGGGAGGCCAATCACTCGCTCGACCGGCACCGCGACGAGGTCGCGGTCGAGGCGGCCCGGGTCGCGCAGATCGCCGAGATCGAACCGCCCGATCAGGTGCCCGAGCTGATCTGGGCCACCGACCTGCTCTGCCAGCACCGGGCCGGGGTGGAGAACGCGGAACGGATCCTGGCGGCTGCGGCAACCGCCGCGACCGGTACGCGGGAAGTCGCCGAGGTTGCCCGGGCCCGGGCGGCCAGGAGGGAGCGACGGACCGAGGCGCAGGCCCAGGCCGACGTACTGGCGACCGAGGCGCCGACGATCGAGGCGTTGGCGCTGGAGTCGCAGCGCGCCGCGGCGGCGGTCGGGGTCGCACCTTTGCTGCACGCGTGCGGCCAGGCCGAGGTGGCAGCGCAGCGGGCATGCACGGCGGTGGACGCCGCCGATGCCGCCGTGACCGCGTGCGGCGGTGAGGTGTCGGAGTCCCTCGACGCGTTGCGTGCGGCCGCCGGAGCGCAAGAACGCCGCCACGGGAGCCTGCTGGAACTTCGCGACCTGCTGGACACTGCGCTCGCCGACGAGGCGGCCGGCCGCGACGCCGCCGACCGAGCCGCGACGGAGTCCGGGCTGGCTCAGGCCGAGGTGCGCCGCATCGCCGGGCTGACCGAGCAGCGCGCGGCGCGTGCCGTAGAGCGCACGGATGCCGCCGCGGCGGCATCCGCACTCGCTGGGGCGCAGCGTCGGGCCGAGTTGTTCACCGGCGCGATCGCGATCCACCGGCAGTCCGTTGCGGCAGATGCGGCGGCGGCACGGCTCCGGGTTTCCCACCTCGAAGCCCGCGAACATGCCCAGGACCTGGCCGGCGCTCATCACGAGATCCGCCGGGCGCGGTTCGACTCGATGGTCGCCGAGCTGTCGGCCCGCCTCACCGACGACGCGCCCTGTCCCGTCTGCGGGGCCACTGAGCATCCCGATCCGGCGCAGCTCTCGATCCGGCGGGTCGGGGTCGAGGACGAGGAGCGCGCGCTGCAGTCGGCCGAGTCGGCGCGCGCGCGGGCCGAGCAGGTCGGCAACGAATCGGCTGCGGCCACAGCGACCTCGACCGCCTTGCAGGCGCAGCTGGCCGACGTAGAGACCGTTCTGGCGGCACCGCTGCCCGTCGGCGACAAGCTGCCCGAGGCGGCAACCTCCGCCTCCGCCGAATGCGACGAGTTGCTCTCCCGGGCCGACCGGTTGAGCGGTCTGGAAGCCGCGCTCGCCGAGTTGGACGAGGCACTGGTTGCTGCGGGGTCTGCCCGGTCGGCGGCCGAGCAGGTCGCCGCCGCGCTGATCAGGGAGGCGGAGGGTTGCGCGGCGCGCGCGGCCGCCGCGCGGGGGAAGTTGGTGGCGCAACTCGGTGGAGCGCCCGATCTCGACGCCGCCCTGGCGGCGGCCGAAGGACTCGCGGCGGCCTGCACCGCGGCCGCCGACGCCCGGGCCGATCTCCTGCGAGCCGTGGCGGACCGGGATCGGACTGCGTCCGGGGCGGCCGCGGCCGCGGCGTCGGCGGGCTTCGCCGACATGGTCGTTGCGGCCGAAGCCGTCCGTGCCGAGTCGTGGCGAGTTGCGACCGAGGCCCGGATCCGGGTGCACCGCGAGGCCGTGGCCGGGACCGCTGCGCTGCTGGCCGAACTCGACCCGGTCGCCGCGGACGAGCCCGTGGTCGACGTCGCGGCAGCCGAGGCGGCCGCCGAGTCGGCCGCGCGGGAGCACGAGCGGACGGTCGGCCTGCTGGCCCATGCGCGTAAGCAGGTCACCGAACTCGACCGCCGGGTGCCGGTTCTCACCGCCCTGCTGGAGCGGCTGCCGGAGCTGGAGGAGCGCGCGGCCACCATTCGCGGCCTGGCCGATCTGACTGCCGGTCAGGGGGCGAACTCGCGCCGGATGACCCTGTCGGCGTTCGTGCTCGCTGCCCGGCTGGAGGAGATCGCGGCGGTGGCCGGGCAGCGGTTGCTGCGGATGAGCGGAGGCCGCTACTCCCTGGTGCACACCGACGCGGGTCGGGGCGGGCGCCGGTCCGGGCTCGGGCTGCTGGCGCGCGACAACTGGACGGGGATCGACCGCGACACAGCGACCCTGTCCGGTGGCGAGACCTTCCTGGCGAGCCTGGCATTGGCGCTCGCGCTGGCCGACGTCGTCTGCTCCGACGCCGGCGGGACCCGCCTGGAGTCGCTGTTCGTCGACGAGGGCTTCGGCAGCCTCGACGAGTCGACCCTGGACGAGGTGATGGACGTCCTGGACAGCCTGCGCGAGGGCGGGCGCGTGGTCGGGATCGTCAGCCACGTGGCAGAGCTGCGCCAGCGCATCCCGACCCGGATCCACGTCCGCAAGCACGAGAGCGGAAGCACCCTCGACCTGACCGCCTGA
- the hppD gene encoding 4-hydroxyphenylpyruvate dioxygenase: protein MTTSSTRPRAIGAPRPAAERATFALLGLDHLRFEVGNARQAAHYYSTAFGMKVVAYRGPEQGHRDAAEYVLESGTARFVIAGATRPGTDLARHVAAHGDGVRDIALAVPDVARAYSLACSRGAVGLRGPRAFSDQRGEIVSAVIGTYGETRHTLIDRSHYDGPFLPGFVERHLTGEAGPAVFDGIDHVVGNVELGRMDEWVGFYQRVMGFTNMAEFVGEDIATEYSALMSKVVADGSRKVKFPLNEPALGKRRSQIDEFLDFYGGPGVQHIALSTSDILGSVDAMRARGVEFLSTPDSYYDDPALRARIGEVRVPVEELKSRGILVDRDEDGYLLQIFTRPAQDRPTVFFEMIERHGSAGFGKGNFRALFEAIEREQELRGNL from the coding sequence ATGACCACGAGCAGCACCCGCCCCCGTGCGATCGGTGCGCCCCGTCCCGCCGCCGAGCGGGCCACGTTCGCGCTGCTCGGCCTCGACCACCTGCGCTTCGAGGTGGGCAACGCCAGGCAGGCCGCGCACTACTACTCGACCGCCTTCGGCATGAAGGTCGTGGCCTACCGAGGGCCCGAGCAGGGCCACCGCGACGCCGCAGAGTACGTGCTCGAGTCGGGCACCGCTCGCTTCGTGATCGCCGGTGCCACCCGTCCGGGCACCGACCTGGCTCGTCACGTCGCCGCGCACGGAGACGGGGTGCGGGACATCGCCCTGGCGGTTCCGGACGTCGCGCGCGCCTACTCGCTGGCCTGCAGCCGGGGCGCGGTCGGACTGCGTGGGCCGCGCGCCTTCTCCGACCAGCGTGGCGAAATCGTCAGCGCGGTGATCGGGACGTACGGCGAGACCCGGCACACCCTCATCGACCGGTCGCACTACGACGGCCCGTTCCTGCCCGGCTTCGTGGAGCGCCACCTGACGGGCGAGGCCGGTCCGGCAGTCTTCGACGGCATCGACCATGTCGTCGGCAACGTCGAACTCGGCCGCATGGACGAGTGGGTCGGCTTCTACCAGCGGGTCATGGGCTTCACGAACATGGCGGAGTTCGTCGGTGAGGACATCGCCACCGAGTACTCCGCGCTGATGTCGAAGGTGGTCGCCGACGGCAGTCGCAAGGTCAAGTTCCCGCTGAACGAGCCCGCGCTGGGCAAGCGGCGCTCCCAGATCGACGAGTTCCTCGACTTCTACGGCGGCCCGGGCGTGCAGCACATCGCGCTGAGCACTTCCGACATTCTCGGCTCCGTCGACGCGATGCGAGCCCGGGGCGTCGAGTTCCTGTCAACCCCGGACAGCTACTACGACGACCCGGCGCTGCGCGCCCGGATCGGCGAGGTGCGGGTGCCGGTGGAGGAGCTGAAGTCGCGCGGGATTCTGGTCGACCGCGACGAGGACGGCTACCTGCTGCAGATCTTCACCCGGCCGGCCCAGGACCGCCCGACCGTGTTCTTCGAGATGATCGAACGCCACGGTTCGGCCGGGTTCGGCAAGGGCAACTTCCGGGCGCTGTTCGAGGCCATCGAGCGCGAGCAGGAGTTGCGCGGCAACCTCTGA
- a CDS encoding Lrp/AsnC family transcriptional regulator: MSVDLLDARLLDLLASNPRMGVLECSRRLRVARGTVQARLDRLSRDGVVTGFGPDLDPVALGYPVTAFVTLQIVQGAGHDAVAEHLARIPEVLEALTISGEADMMCRVVARSNADLQRVLDLVVADRSIRRSSTTIALSRRIPHRVLPLLHAAATTKAPVP, encoded by the coding sequence ATGTCGGTCGACCTCCTGGACGCGCGTCTGCTCGATCTGCTCGCATCGAATCCGCGGATGGGGGTCCTGGAGTGCTCGCGGCGGCTGCGCGTCGCCCGCGGCACGGTGCAGGCCCGCCTCGACCGGCTCAGCCGCGACGGCGTGGTCACCGGGTTCGGCCCGGATCTCGACCCGGTCGCCCTCGGCTACCCGGTGACGGCGTTCGTGACCCTGCAGATCGTCCAGGGCGCCGGGCACGACGCGGTGGCCGAGCACCTGGCCCGGATCCCGGAGGTCCTCGAGGCGCTGACGATCTCCGGCGAGGCCGACATGATGTGCCGCGTCGTCGCCCGCTCCAACGCCGACCTGCAACGGGTGCTGGACCTCGTCGTGGCCGACCGCTCGATCCGACGCAGCTCGACCACCATCGCGCTGTCGCGGCGCATCCCGCACCGGGTCCTGCCGTTGCTGCACGCCGCGGCCACCACGAAGGCCCCCGTCCCCTGA
- a CDS encoding DEAD/DEAH box helicase: protein MSFRSTNHNLSPAFPGRAPWGTAEKLRAWQTEALALYQEKSARDFLAVATPGAGKTTFALRVARDLLDAHIVRAVTIVAPTEHLKVQWAQAAQRVGIHIDPEFRNADGKTARGFGGVAVTYAGVSAHPILHRNRTQARPTLVILDEVHHAGDSRSWGEALVEAFEPARRRLSLTGTPFRSDVNPIPFVTYAPGPDGIPRSVADHTYGYGEALADAVVRPVVFLAYAGQMRWRTRAGDELAATLGEPLTNDLTNQAWRTALDAGGDWIPAVLQAADRRLTEVRRHIPDAGAMVIATDQNAARAYARLLHEQTGSPPTVVLSDDAGAGARITAFAEGDQRWLVAVRMVSEGVDIPRLAVGVYATNASTPLFFAQAVGRFVRARRRGEIASVFVPTVAPLLSLAAELERTRDHVLGKPAAAEGEDLFAPEEALLAEANAAKDSADLMGEFTALGSAATFDRVMYGGAEFGLPAEVGSREEQDYLGLPGLLDADQITELLRRRQASQLRSASRRAKGAPVPEPAERRPVATHAQRSALRRELHTLVGALAHKSGASHATIHMELRRETGGPATAAAGVDDLRRRVDSLRRRLSS, encoded by the coding sequence TTGAGTTTCCGCTCCACGAACCACAATCTCTCGCCGGCTTTCCCGGGCCGGGCCCCGTGGGGGACGGCCGAGAAGCTCCGGGCCTGGCAGACCGAGGCCTTGGCCTTGTACCAGGAGAAAAGTGCCCGCGACTTCCTCGCCGTCGCCACCCCCGGCGCCGGGAAGACGACCTTCGCGCTACGCGTCGCTCGCGACCTGCTCGACGCACACATCGTGCGCGCGGTGACCATCGTCGCCCCGACCGAGCATCTGAAGGTGCAGTGGGCGCAGGCGGCGCAACGGGTCGGCATCCACATCGACCCGGAGTTCCGCAACGCCGACGGCAAGACCGCCCGGGGGTTCGGTGGGGTCGCCGTCACCTACGCCGGCGTCTCCGCGCACCCGATCCTGCACCGCAACCGGACGCAGGCCCGTCCGACGCTGGTGATCCTCGACGAGGTGCACCACGCCGGCGACAGCCGCAGTTGGGGTGAGGCGCTGGTCGAGGCGTTCGAGCCTGCCCGGCGTCGGCTCTCGCTGACCGGGACCCCGTTCCGGTCAGATGTGAACCCGATCCCGTTCGTCACCTACGCACCCGGCCCCGACGGGATTCCGCGCAGCGTGGCCGACCACACCTATGGCTATGGCGAGGCACTGGCCGACGCCGTGGTGCGCCCGGTGGTCTTCCTCGCCTACGCCGGGCAGATGCGCTGGCGCACCCGGGCCGGCGACGAACTGGCGGCGACCCTCGGCGAGCCGTTGACCAACGACCTGACAAACCAGGCGTGGCGCACCGCGTTGGACGCGGGCGGCGATTGGATCCCGGCGGTTCTGCAGGCCGCGGATCGCCGGCTCACCGAGGTGCGTCGGCACATCCCGGACGCCGGCGCGATGGTGATCGCCACGGACCAGAACGCGGCCCGCGCATACGCGCGGTTGCTGCACGAGCAGACCGGCAGCCCGCCGACCGTCGTGCTGTCCGACGACGCCGGGGCCGGCGCGCGCATCACCGCGTTCGCGGAGGGCGATCAACGGTGGCTGGTCGCGGTACGGATGGTGTCCGAGGGCGTGGACATCCCGCGCCTCGCGGTCGGGGTCTACGCCACCAACGCGTCCACGCCGCTGTTCTTCGCGCAGGCCGTCGGCCGGTTCGTCCGTGCCCGCCGGCGTGGTGAGATCGCGTCGGTGTTCGTGCCGACGGTCGCGCCGTTGTTGTCGCTGGCGGCCGAGTTGGAACGGACGCGCGACCACGTGCTGGGCAAGCCGGCCGCGGCCGAGGGCGAGGATCTGTTCGCCCCGGAGGAGGCGTTGCTGGCCGAGGCGAACGCGGCGAAGGACTCCGCGGACCTGATGGGGGAGTTCACCGCCCTGGGGTCGGCGGCGACCTTCGACCGGGTGATGTACGGCGGCGCCGAGTTCGGGCTGCCGGCCGAGGTTGGCAGCCGCGAGGAGCAGGACTACCTGGGGCTGCCCGGGTTGCTGGACGCCGACCAGATCACCGAGCTGCTCCGGCGGCGGCAGGCGAGCCAGTTGCGCTCGGCCTCCCGTCGGGCCAAGGGGGCACCGGTGCCCGAGCCTGCCGAGCGGCGGCCGGTGGCCACCCACGCCCAACGCTCCGCGCTGCGCCGCGAGCTGCACACGCTGGTGGGGGCGCTGGCGCACAAGTCGGGCGCCTCGCACGCGACGATCCACATGGAGCTGCGCCGCGAGACCGGCGGGCCGGCCACCGCCGCCGCCGGCGTCGACGACCTGAGGCGCCGCGTCGACTCCCTGCGCCGCAGGCTGAGCTCCTGA